The Amycolatopsis coloradensis sequence ATGTTGGGCCGGGCGAGGCCGCCACAGCGCGGGCACGACGGCAGCGGCCCGAGCGCGCGCATGCTTTCTTCGTCGATCGGGACCGCGACGTCGTCCGCGGGCCAGATCTCCTTGGTGCAGCTGGCGAGGCACTGCAGATGGTGGATGGATCCGTGCGCCTCGGCGACCCGCGGAAAGCCCGCCTTCTGGAACTGTCCGTCCACATTGGACGTGAACGCGCGCGTGCCGCCCGGTTTGCGCGCTCCCCAGGACAGCAGGAGACGAAAGCCGTCGTGCGGGACGGTGGCGCGGTACAGCGCGAGCCGGTGCCCGTAGAAACCCCAGGCCAGCTCGGGGTCTTCGGCGAAATGCCGCGGGTCGGCGAGCTCGACGAAGCTGATGCCCAGCCGTTCGTACGGCGGATACGCCTTCCAGAAACCTTCGTCGCCCCGGAAATCGGGCAGGCCGGAGTCGACACCCATCCCGGCACCGGCGCAGACGAGCAGCGCGCCGGCGCCGTCGATCAGTTCCGCGGCTCGTTCGAGCTCACTCACCCGGCTTCGAAGCCTGGACGACCTCGAATTCCAGCAGGTTCGCGCCGGTGGAAACCGGCTTCGCGCGCTCGCCCGCGTGCGCCTCACGCGCCGGGCCGGACGCCCACGCCTGATACGCCTCTTCGGACTCCCACTTGGTGTAGACGAAGTAGCGCGACTCGCCGGAGACCGGGCGGAGCAGCTCGAAGCCGAGGAAGCCGGGCTGGTTGTCGACGGCGTGCAGCCGCGCGGCGAACCGCTTCTCCAGCTCGGGGCCTGCGCCTTCGGGGACCTCGATCGCGTTGATCTTCACGACAGCCATGCCGCCAGCCTACGACGAAACTCTTTTGCGCCGCGATGTGATGCGTGGGACCTTCCCAAGGTGGCCGACATCAAGATCCTCATCTCCGGGGCGAGCGTCGCCGGGCCGGCGCTGGCCTTCTGGCTCGCCCGGTACGGCTTCCAGGTGACCGTCGTGGAGCGCGCGCCTTCGCTGCGCCCCGGCGGCCAGGCCGTCGACCTGCGCGGAACGGCCAAGGAGGTCGCGCGCCGGATGGGCCTGGACGAACGTATCCGCGCCGCCTGCACGGACACGAAGGGCGAGACGCTCGTCGACCGGAAGAACCGCACGAAGGCCACGATCCGCGCCGACGACTTCGACGGTGACGGCGTCGTCGCCGAGATCGAGATCCTCCGCGGCGACCTGACCGAAGTGCTCTACGAGGCGACCAAGGAGACGACGGAGTACGTCTTCGGTGACCGGATCACCGCGCTGGACGAGCGGGCCGACGGTGTCGACGTCACCTTCGCCGTCGGTGCCCGGCGGACGTACGACTTGGTCATCGGGGCGGACGGGCTGCATTCGGGAGTGCGGGCGCTGGCCTTCGGCGAAGAGTCCCGGTTCGTCCGGCACCTGGGCTCGTACCTGGCGTTCTTCACCGTGCCGAATCGGCTGGGCCTGCGGAACTGGGCCGTCGGCTACGACGACGTCGGCCGGTCCGCCGGGATCCGAGCCGTCCGCGACGGCGACGAGGCGATGGCCTACTTCGGGTTCGCCTCGGAGAAGATCGACTACGACTATCGCGACGTCGAGGCGCAGAAGGCGCTGGTGCGCGAGCTCGGGGCCGGGATGGAGTGGGAGGCGCCCTGGCTGCTGGACCGGATGGACGAGGCGTCCGACTTCTACTTCGATTCATGCGCCCAGGTGATCATGGAGTCCTGGTCGCGCGGCCGCGTCGGGCTGCTGGGTGACGCCGCTTTCTGTCCCTCGCCGCTTTCCGGGCAGGGCACGAGCCTGGCGTTCGTCGGAGCGTACGTTCTCGCCGGAGAGCTCGCCGCCGGTCTCGACACCGGGCTCAAACGCTACGAGGCGGTCATGCGCGAGTTCGTCGAGAAGACGCAGGAGATGGGGCGGGAGAACGCGGAGTCGATCTTCGCGAAGTCGCGTACCGCGCTGCGGATGCGCTACGTGATGATGCGGGTGATGCGGCTCAAGCCGTTCGCCGCGCTGGCATCGCGGAAGATGCGGGACGTGGTGAACGGCATCGACCTGCCGGACTATCCCGGCGTCTGACCGCATTCAGAGGACTAAATGCGGGAGTTTCAGCCTCGCGGCAGGTAGCCTGGCGCGCTCTTGACCGTCCATAAGGGACGCTAGTCCCGGTGACGGCGTCCTTTTCGGGTACTCGTGAGTGGTAATGAGCGTTCTAACCCTCTTTACCACTCACGACCCCCGCGCCAAACTGTGCATATGGGCACCAAAGGGACATTTCGCCGCACCAGTGTGTCCCTTGTGGACGGTCAGCGCGGTCGCCACGCTGTGAAGGCCTCCTTCACTACCTTGAGGGTAGGGAAGGGGCCCTTCACGGACGGCCGCGCCAGTCGGCACTCCGCATTTAGAGGACTGAATGCGGGATTTTCAGCCTCGCAGGGTGCCCGGCAGCAGCTCGGCGTCCGGCGGGATCGTCGTCCCGTGGAACCACGCGTCGAAGAACGGCCGCAGGTTCTGCTCCGAAAGCTTGATCGTGAACGCCTCGAAGTCCGCCCAGGATGCGTTGGTGTTCCGGTACGCGGCCGGCCATTCCTTCAGCAGGCGCGTGAACGCGCCTTCGCCGATCTTCCGCCGCAGCGCGTGGATGGCCAGGATCCCCTTGTCGTAGACGCCGTGGAATTCCTGCCCGGCCCCCATGTCGACCAGCTTCGACGTCCAGAAATCCTGGCTGCCCCGCATGATCTCGAGGGCGGCGCGGTAGCGGTCGTCCAGGTTCTCGTTGTCCCGCGACTCCTGCCACAGCCATTGCGCGTACGACGCGAGGCATTCGTTGAGGCAGATGTCGGACCACGATTTCAGCGTCACCGAATCGCCGAACCACTGATGCGCGGTTTCGTGCACCACGGTGATCAGGTCGGCCCATTTCGCGTAGGTCGGCCTGGTCTGGGTCTCCAGCGAGAAATGGATGTCCTCGTCGAGATAGATGCCGCCCGCCGCGTCCACCGGGTACGGCCCGAACTTCGAGCTCAGGAAAGCGATGATCTCCGGCAGCCGCCTGCCGGCGTCGCGCCGGTCCTCGGCGCCCGGCGCGTACGCGTTGACCACCGGGGTCCCGTCCGGAAGCGCCATCCGGTCGACGGTGAACTTGTCGATCGCCACCGTGGTCAGATAGGACGCAACGGGCGTGCGCTCCTGCCAGGACGCCGTGGTCCAGCCGTTCGCCGAGGACTTCTGGATCTCGCGCCCGTTCGAGATGACGGTCCAGCCGTCCGGCACACGCGCGGTGAGGGTGAACATCGCCTTGTCGCGCGGGGTCTCGTTGACGGGGTACCAGAACGACGCCGAATGCGGCTCGCCGACGATGAACGCGCCGCCGTCCTTCGACTTCTGCCAGCCGTTCTCGCTGCCGCCCGCCTTGGGTGTCGCCGACGGGTCGCCGCCGTAGAGGACCTTCGTGCGGAAGGCGGTCCCGTTCCGGATCGGCTCGGCGGGCGTCACCACCAGTTCGAATTCGCCCTCGCGCGCGAACTTCGCCGGTTTCCCGTCCACTTCGACGGATTGCACGGTCAGGCCGCGTAAGTCCAAGTTGTACCGATCGAGGTCCTGTGTCGCGTTCGCGATCACCGTGGTGTCGCCGTCGAGACGCCCTTTCGCGGGGTCGTACGTGATACCCACCTGGTATTCGGTCGCGTCGTAACCACCGTTCCCGTCCATCGGGTAGTACGGATCGCCCGCGCCCGAAGCGCCAGGAGCCGGGTTCAGCGGCGGCGGTGGGGGCGTGGCCGGAGGCGGATCGGCGGTGCAGCCGATAATCAGGGCGCAGACGACCCCCAGGACCAGACCGGCGGCGGGGACACGGCTGCGCATGGAGGGGAGCTTAGTGGTGATTCAGCGCGACGGGT is a genomic window containing:
- a CDS encoding SIR2 family NAD-dependent protein deacylase, producing MSELERAAELIDGAGALLVCAGAGMGVDSGLPDFRGDEGFWKAYPPYERLGISFVELADPRHFAEDPELAWGFYGHRLALYRATVPHDGFRLLLSWGARKPGGTRAFTSNVDGQFQKAGFPRVAEAHGSIHHLQCLASCTKEIWPADDVAVPIDEESMRALGPLPSCPRCGGLARPNILMFGDYDWLGRRSQAQLDELNAWRREHRDLVVVELGAGQAVPTVRRYSELASAATGALVRINPREPQVRHGRGVSLASNGLETLKALDALLKGTMPA
- a CDS encoding antibiotic biosynthesis monooxygenase family protein, with translation MAVVKINAIEVPEGAGPELEKRFAARLHAVDNQPGFLGFELLRPVSGESRYFVYTKWESEEAYQAWASGPAREAHAGERAKPVSTGANLLEFEVVQASKPGE
- a CDS encoding FAD-dependent monooxygenase, coding for MADIKILISGASVAGPALAFWLARYGFQVTVVERAPSLRPGGQAVDLRGTAKEVARRMGLDERIRAACTDTKGETLVDRKNRTKATIRADDFDGDGVVAEIEILRGDLTEVLYEATKETTEYVFGDRITALDERADGVDVTFAVGARRTYDLVIGADGLHSGVRALAFGEESRFVRHLGSYLAFFTVPNRLGLRNWAVGYDDVGRSAGIRAVRDGDEAMAYFGFASEKIDYDYRDVEAQKALVRELGAGMEWEAPWLLDRMDEASDFYFDSCAQVIMESWSRGRVGLLGDAAFCPSPLSGQGTSLAFVGAYVLAGELAAGLDTGLKRYEAVMREFVEKTQEMGRENAESIFAKSRTALRMRYVMMRVMRLKPFAALASRKMRDVVNGIDLPDYPGV
- a CDS encoding M1 family metallopeptidase; translated protein: MRSRVPAAGLVLGVVCALIIGCTADPPPATPPPPPLNPAPGASGAGDPYYPMDGNGGYDATEYQVGITYDPAKGRLDGDTTVIANATQDLDRYNLDLRGLTVQSVEVDGKPAKFAREGEFELVVTPAEPIRNGTAFRTKVLYGGDPSATPKAGGSENGWQKSKDGGAFIVGEPHSASFWYPVNETPRDKAMFTLTARVPDGWTVISNGREIQKSSANGWTTASWQERTPVASYLTTVAIDKFTVDRMALPDGTPVVNAYAPGAEDRRDAGRRLPEIIAFLSSKFGPYPVDAAGGIYLDEDIHFSLETQTRPTYAKWADLITVVHETAHQWFGDSVTLKSWSDICLNECLASYAQWLWQESRDNENLDDRYRAALEIMRGSQDFWTSKLVDMGAGQEFHGVYDKGILAIHALRRKIGEGAFTRLLKEWPAAYRNTNASWADFEAFTIKLSEQNLRPFFDAWFHGTTIPPDAELLPGTLRG